The Alnus glutinosa chromosome 3, dhAlnGlut1.1, whole genome shotgun sequence nucleotide sequence CCAACTCCGGAAATATATGAATCACCAAGGTTAACTTCAGTTCCTGTTAGGAAGAACGAAAGTGCACAAATCCAGCTCTTGGATATTAATTTTCCTCCAAGGGTTGTGAAAGCAGCAGTACTGCCTCAGCCAGCCAAACGGCGGCCCCATAGCTCAGATGAGAATTGTGTCAAGGAACTTCCTCCAAAGAGCCCATTAAGAGAAGACCAAATCAAGGATGAGGGAGTTACCTGTGCCCGTGCAGATGCTGAGGTTTCCTCAACAGGTTCTGTGAATGGGGCACAAAGTGAGGTCCAGTCTTGTTCATCTCCGATAGATGTTTCAGAGGTGCAGAATGGGTATAGCAGTGAGGGAGAGACTACCATGTACTCTGCAGAAACTGCTGAGAGTCGAAATTATACAAGTCCTAGAGAGGGAAAGTTTCAGCCAGTGGGACGGAGCCAGAGTTGTGTAAGTTACAATAGATCGGGGATTGTCCAGAGAAACTCGGTGGCTCGGAGAGCACTACTAGAGAAGCAGAGGAGCTTCATTCATGGAAGGAAGATGTATTCACAAGCAGCAACTTCTCAAAGGAGCAACGACTATTTCAGCCCAACTGTATCCTCAATCATGAAGAAGCGGAACGATTTGGAGCAGCCCAGCAGACCCCGGCAAAGGCAAAGTGCCGTTCATTCTTCTCCGAGATGGATGTTTTAATTGATTCTTGACTGGTATGATACCCAAAAAGAGGTCAACAACAAAATTATAGTGTTTTTACAGTGTTTAAATCAATGTCCATTTAATCTGCCACTTTGGTATATACTGTGACTATGTGCAGTGGTGAATAAGAAAATTCAGTCATCTTACTAGTTCCatgttgcattttcttttttcttttatggagATTAAATTCCAGGTTGACAGTTCTTGCAAGAAACTTCAAGGAAAGATGACTGGTTAATGCAAATAGGATAATATGCAGTGCTGATGAATTGTCTACTCCTCCAAGCTTTGTATTTGAAATGCGCCTTTGAATCATTTTTCCCTGAATGTAAAATTCACCACCTTGAAGCATAACAGAGATGCAGATCCGGATGCTTCACAAGATCTTGACAAATCCTGCTTAAACAATCCTCTTTAGGCAATTGGTGcatatgggggggggggggggggtatgcAACATGCTATAAAGTAACTTGGAATTGGAATGTTGAGAGAACTCAGGAAGTTGTTAGGTGCTTTAAAGTTGAATAGAGCAGATGATTGGAAACAAGTTGTTGGACTGAATGGTTGCACCTCCCgaaagggaaatgatttttgGGGGACATTTTACGGTCCCCCAACCgccattttaaattaaaaaattatttttgttttcataaaaaGCAACTTTTGATGTGACCATCAAAAGTtgctttttgataaaaaaaaaaaaaccgtctttTAATGAAAAGTAACCCGTTCCCTGTTAATCACTGCTCCCTCTTGAAACCTTGGTGAAGCCCAAGGCCAGGTGCTTCAAAATTTACCTAATCCATTAATACCCAAAATTTAGCAAGTCTAAGAAAGGGGAATCGTAATTCATCTATCTCATAGTGGAATGATATCAAAAAACTTTAACCATACCCTCATTTCtcaagaaagaaggaagaagaagaacttcAACCATACTATACTGGATAGACTGTAGTTTTGCAGGATTGAAAGGAGGCAATAAACCTACCCTACAAGAGTTACGAGGCCAAAACCATGGGCAGTTTTAAGAGGATTGCCTTTCTATATATTGTTTTGTTGTTGGCCGGTGATTTAGGTATTACATTCAGTAAAACCAAAAGAATTTTCAATTGTGGCCTGAAATAAAGGTGCATATGTCCCAAATTTCATTCGCTGTCAAGGCAGTCTGTTTTGCATGGTGAAGTGATTAAACTTTCAAACTGGTCAATTTAAGTGAAGTTACATCTTTGAGAGTATCTGAATATGTTGCTTCTTCATTtgcttataattatttttcaatgcaTTTCTTTACAATCAGGcacaaaactaatttttatattGGAAATCCAGATAAAACTCTAAAATAATTGGTTAGGATTAAATCTTTATATAAGTTCCTGCACAAACGCATGCTTTTTTATAGTAATATTtatatccaaaaattaaaatgttattCAAAGCTTATACAAAAATATATCTTGTCAACTTTAAAGTGGACAAATCGGATcaatattttgattaataagTGCCCAAATTTAGCTATTGCAcacaataacaaaataataataataataataataataataatatttttttattcttcatatTTACATAAAACCTAACGAAGTCCTACTTTTTTCTGTCAATTTATCATATAAACAGAGTGATAAGATTTTAAACTTGACCCAAggcttttgtttctttgtttgaaTATCCCTCTCTTTGTACTCAAGTACAAAGAGACTCTTGGAGCCCTTTCCTTCAGAAAGCCCGTCTCTCCTTTTCCCTCCTTACGTAAGTTTCCCTCCCTCTCCCTTCCTTTTCCCCTCTCCTTCACTGGATCTCCACAGATGATTCCCTTATTTTGCTTATGGAGACCCAAAGATCAAGTTGTAAATCGAGTTGTAGTGTCCGCCAAGCTAACTTCGTTAGGTTCCTCCCTCACCGGAGAACGTAGCAGTGCTTCTCTTTGGCGACTTCGATCTAGCCACCAGCAGTGCTCATCTCTCTGTTGTGGTCTCAAGTTTGCTTGTTGTTGCAATAGGTGCCGTTTCAGACAGTTCAATCTCTGGAGTCTGGATTGTTCCTAGAAATTGCTATTTTAGGCGGCCTCGTTCTTGGCCCGTGTGCCAAGAATCTATTGGGCCGGGACATTCATTTGGCCCATTCCAAATAATTCTTTGGTTTTTCTTGCATTGTTTTGTTGGACTAGGTAACTAGGGCTTCTGttgtttaaacaaaataaataaataaaataaaataaaatcaaaagcatgATTAAATATACCATAATAAATTTTCTGAGTACTCGACTGGAAAAGTGTGAAATAtaccaattttttgtttttaagatatTTGAAGGGCAGTCCATTTTTCGTTGTCATGGCCTCCATTTCTTTCtaccaaaaatcaccatttattctCTTGGCCCACAAAAAGTACGACCAAGAGACCGTAGATTGAATGAAATCCATTTCGGCCTTGTTTGATTCCCACCTTCCCTCTCCCCCCAAAATTTCCCCCCACCCCCGGGCCCACACCCAGCTTACCAAAGGACAAGGCAAATGACCAAAGGACCCCAAATTTTAAAAGCCCCTGTAATTTTCATCACTTCATCCAGCTTTTCTTGAAGACTTGTCCAATCCAACGCTGCCTTGTACAGGTGTGTCTAAAAGACCAATTTGCCCTCCATCTCCATAGCATCCCCATACCAGCATTCCGGATGGGTTCGTCTTTCTCCAGATTTGAACCTTCTTCGTCTTTCTCCAGAAGAAATCATCCACCTTCAtcttctttcctcttccatTTTCAGCCACCTGAACCTGTGCAACTTGGGCAGAAATCCTTCCACTTTCAAGGAGACCCCCCGTCCTCCTCCAATATTTTCAATTGCAGATGAATTTGTGTATCCCTTTCCTAACAGTAATAAGCATCTCTAAACAGTTTGATTCTTCTGTGGCCTAGCATTCAGTCTACTCAAATCACGTGGGAACCAAACGCTCCATCAATGTAGTCTGGCCTGTCACCTACTCGATTTCAGAGTGTCATAACGCTCACTTTGGTCAGTTATTTTTCGAAACCCAAATCAACCGTGCGATACGCTGCAGAGCTTTGGCTCACCCATCAGCTCACCCATCCGCTCAACCTGTTGAATTTCGATTTCTACAACCCCACATCACTCTCCTATAAGTGAATCCATCATCTTCCATAAATCACCAAGTGACGATGGTCATAACCCATTTGAAGGAATTTTCCCCTGAAATCGGTCATCTCCGACCCAAGAGGAATTTCCCCAGTGTTGCATCTCAACCCAGGCCCTCCAAGACGCAGACAACAACGGGTCCAATTACCAGATCACAGACAAAGGTAAATTTCATCTTCTTCGTTTATGTCTCGATTGGTGTATATTGTGGTCTGTTTTTTTAGTCTGTTTCCTAATATTGTGGtctgtttttttggttttaattgtCATTGATGGGCATGTGTTTGAACCTGTGTATGGCTGCTGGGAAATGGTTGAACTTTTAGAACTATTATGCAGGAAAAAAATCATGATTTCAATCTCTTACAAAGTCATATTTTCATTCATACCAAATATAAAACATTCTGACACTAGCTTGTTGCTTTATTGGCAACTATCAAGTTTTCAGAAATCATGTTTTACACAAAATGTGCCCTGAATACCTATAAGTTAGAAGCCTTTGCACACATGAATATCGAGTAAACAAGAATCCCATATAATTGTAGATCAAGGCCTCTTTCACCCTAGTGTAGCTGACACTTTCTGTACACGGACCAATGCGTGAGTAATGAAGGAAGCTTATGGGGCTTTAAGCAAAACTACCACAGCTTCCATTTGTGCTTCCTTCATTACTCAAGTGTTTGCATAAAGCCCCCCATAAGCTTCATATCTCCACTAAGGACAGATGTAGTGTACTTGTGCACATCAAAACATATGTgaaggaaacccaaaataatTCATTAGGGATCAGGAAAAGGGCCAAAAAATGTACACTATATCCAACATCTTTATGCCATTGTTGTAACgttatttcaatatttttcatgtttaacCTTTTCATACCTGACATATACTGATTGATAACCAGCTTCATTTCAGTGCGGCCTGAACCCATTGTTGATTACCTCTTTCAGATTCCTGCAGCCTAGGACTTCCATTCCCTCAAAAACTTGATATCCTAAAGATTTCTCAACTGATTTTGGAACAATACATTGTTTGTACCCCAGTTTTGCCACTGTGCCTACTCTTTTCTCGATTCTAGGTACCTAAGATATTGAAATGAAAATGTTTAAAGAATCAAAAATCCCGTCTAAGCAAGAAAGAATaaacaaacaaggaaaaaattataacacaGACATATGTTAGGTGCAAAGCTAGCAAATTTCTTATATTGTCATGCACAAGGCAGAATTATTTGCTTTAGTTAAAGTATGAAGAACTAACATGAGGTCAACGTGTAAACTTTGATTTCACATCTTTCAAAGGAATTCTAAACATCAATCAACAATGTTCTATAATGTTTCACAAAGGTACAATGTCCATGCTGGGAATTAGATCCTGCCTAGCTCCAGGCTCACAAATATTAGAAAGCTTCCTTGGGCTTTGCCCAACTTACTCAACTAAGATTTTTGTTAAGAGGTTTGTATGAAAAATattagagagaaagaggaggTTTATTCTTCATACGTAGCCTACCtcacaatattattatataggTTTTGAGAAATATAACAATGACTAAAATACTCCCAAACCCTAATACACTCTTCTAACACTCACCCTCAAGCTAGAGCATAAATATCATATAAACCAAGTTTGAAACAAAATTCCACTCCCCCCTCTTGATGAccaagaaagtaaaaaagtaaaaaagttgcCCACTCTAATTGTTCTCTGAGTGAATTTTTTTGCGTCTGAGttgtttattataattttttttttttttttgctaaaagcaAAATGCAGTCCTAAAGATTATTACCAAACGAGCCTGTCAcattttctttgccttcttgtCTCTTGTATaaggctttctttgtttttttggttattttttacTAGGGTACTCTTTACTCTTTAGTCTTTAGCCCTTACAAATTTGTCTCTTTATCAACCTCGTGCCCTGTTCAATTTCCTGAACCGAAATACCATGTGCATTTCTTAATTTCCTGGAAGTGTATACGTACAGTTTCCAAGTCAAACGATTTTATGGGAAAGCATTACAGATTTACAGTAAATAAGGACAAGTCAATTAGAACAGAGTGCTAATGACAAGTCAATTATGCACACTACTACAGTTGAATTATGCAAACTACAGTTGCAGAAATCCTTTCAAATCATGATTGTTGTTTGTTAatccaccctttttttttctactaaaaaatcaaaacattaacaaattagTTTCAACACAACATACtcgcaccaaaaaaaaaaattgcctatCATTTATCTTTATATCATTTATGTTGGGAATCGAACCTTATACGTAGTCCAATTCCTTAGTTGAGTACCAAGAGGCAGAGATGTTCATTACAATCTTAGACTGGTCAAAATATCATTAACTTTTATGTTCAATGCTAATTAAAATTGTGATTCACTTTCGTACCATAATTTTGTCAATGTCCACTGCAGCACGAACCATACTATTTGCGCACACGACAGACGAACCGAAAGGTATGTATATCTTTTTATATCTTCGCCTCTACTGCAATTTCCTATATTCATGCTAgaacatattttttataattttcctaCATTTGTTCTAACCACGTCCTTAAATAGATGTCATTTTCATCAACCCCCCGGAAGTCTCCAAGAAAACACCCTTCACCATCCCCGTCCTCTTTTGGGGTGCATTTGCCGCCCCCCAAAGCGGTATGGACCCCCGACACTGAGTTAGCTTTAGTGTACTCCCTCGTAGATCTAACCACAAGAGGAATTTTCCCGCCTTATGCGAGGCATTTGGCCACAATTACTGATCATTTTAATAATGCTATTCAAGTGGAAGGGTTCCATTACACCCAGAAGCAAGTTGGCAAGAAGATAGAAAAATTCAGGAGTGATTGGAAGGATTTCAGCGAACTCCTCGATGGTAGCGTAGTCACCGGAGAGGGTTGGGACGATGTGAAGAATACATTGTCATTACATGCACATCAATGGGAACAACTGAAGACGGTAACTCTCTCAATTGACAGTATATAATTACCATTAGTAGAGATAATGAAATCTACAATTTCTCGATTTTGTATATAAAACTTATCATTATTTGCAATTTCTGCAATTTGAATATTACCTTGTCAATTTCACAACTGCACTTAACATTATTTGACAACCTCAGTCACCATGTTGTGCAGACATTCGGGCCTCAAAAATATTACAGATTCAAGAAGGGTGGACCCCCGAACTACGCGAAATTGAATGACCTCTTCACAGGGACGCGAGCTACAGGGCAGTTTAGACATGCCAGCACAATGGACTTGCCAAACGATGACAATGTCGCCGTGTTCGACCTCAATACTGTATCACCAGCAGTAATTGACCTCACTGAGCCACAACGGCCTCCACCGCGCATTCACAAGAACAAAGGTAAAAGGGTTGCATCCCCGACAAGCAACTCACCAAGGTCGAGCAAGCGGGGGTCCAGAGGTGAGGAGGTGATGGTAGGTCTGACCAACACTTTCTATGAGATTCGGGACCAGTTGCAGAGTACCATGATCAAAAGCTCGACAGCCAGTTCCGTGGGCAATGTTTGCCCCGACACCGGTCGTCCTCGAGATTGGTTAATTGAGGCAATGACGCAAATTAACGATCTATCCGGTCAGATGGGGTTGTCTACAAATGCAATTCTTAGAGCGTCTACCGCCTTGAAGGGGACTCATGAGGCGAAGTTGTTCATGTGCATGTCACCTGCAGTTCAGAGAGCCCACCTAATGAGTTTCGTTTTACCTGGCGATAATTAGTATAATTGACTATGTTTATGTGGGGAGGGCACCAGACTTCGAATATTTATGACTTCTTTATGCACGGACTTcgtatatttatgttattatttaTGCACGGACTTCGTATATTTATGCTTTTATTTATGCACTTACTTATGAATGTTTGCGTAGAGGATATTTAAATTATGAATTTGTAGTGTAATGATGAGTATGTTCATCGTACTCAATTTTTGGACCTTTGATGCAGGTGGTATAATTCAATATAATAGTACTCAACATGGATGGCAGTGGAACGTCCGGTATTAACTCAGACTATGAAAACTGGGGTGATACCCCTGACGACCCCCAATATTGTGCCACTGAGGTACCTTACAATGAGTATGACGAGGAAACTAACACGGACCCGGACTATGCTGAAATCTTGAATCTTTTCGAGAGTCTATTTAGGGTGATTGAAGAACTTCACTTCAACATGCAACAAGCTTCTCGAATTGTGCGAATTCCGCAACGCACATCCCCTTTGACGGGTCATATGTGGATCTATTGGGTCCTGACGAACCCCAACCGTACTACATGCTACGAGCGCTTCCGGATGTATCCCTGTACCTTCATGAAGCTATGCagcacattaaaaaataatggcTATCTAGGGAATAGCCGATATGTTAAGATCACTGAGAAAGTAGCAGCATTTCTCTTAGTTGTTTGTCAAGCGCACTCACAGAGGAGTGTGGCCGACAGGCTGCAAAGATCGACTCACACCATAAGCACATACGTTGGTCAAGTATGCAAAGCCTTATGTAGATTGGGCAATACGTTGATACAGCCGTGTGCCACCGAGATGCCTCACCCATACGTTGCCCGTGACAGGCGATACTACCCCTGGTTTAAGGTGCGCAACCTTCTTAATACTCTTGATAAGTATTACATTTTATTTGCTGCAATTGCTATTTCTCatctatatagttttatttaatttcaggACTGCATAGGTGCCATTGATGGCACACATATAATGGCCTGCGTAACCAAGCACAACGTGGTGCCATTTATCGGTCGCAAAAAAACCCCGACACAGAATGTTATGTGCGTGACGGACTTTGACCTTTGCTTCACGTTCGTTTGTAGTGGGTGGGAGGGCAGTGCGCACGATTCACGAATTTTCACATCCACTATCAACGATCCCGTGATGCGCTTCCCAACACCGGCCGAAGGTACTATGAAATCAATCTTTTGTTGTTTGTCCAAATTCAATTCTAATGTATTCTTTATATAATGGAATACTCAGTTATATACATTTAACTGTGTAGGATTTTATTATTTGGTGGATTCTGGATATGCTTGTTCTAAGGGGTTCTTGCCCCCGTACCGCAACGAACGATACCACCTACAAAACTTTCGAGGCGGTGGAGCCCAACATCGGAGGAAGGAAGAGTTGTTTAACCATAGACACTCTTCACTACGATCGGTGGTGGAACGAACTTTTGGGATCTGGAAGAATCGATTTAAGATTTTAGAAAATATGCCACCATACGAAATCCCAGCACAACGTTTAATGGTGATTGCATGTTGCACTGTCCATAACTTCATCCGTAAGGATTGTGCAGACATTGATCCATTATTTAGTTCCGCTCTGCAGGAGATGTACGGTGAATCTTGGATCGATGTATCGCAACGGCCTCTTATGCCAGGTGTATCGTACGTATCACCTGGACAACGACCTGATCAATCCGAGGCAGGCACAAGGTTCATGGGGATGTATCGGAATTCAATGTGTTATGATATGTGGCGCGCGGTTCATGGCGAGTAAACCGTAGCTAATTTTTAGAGGGTTGTATTGAATGATGTGAGCTACTActctttgttttttgtagtgagcattgtttaaaatttgttgTTGAACCGGTTAATTAGGTTGTTGAACCGGTCAAAAAAGTTGATCTAAAATTAGCTACATTGCTGGGACTATATTCAGCTCTTTCAAGgaagtttaatttatatttttagtttaattctttttagtttaatttatatgtttctcttatctttatttttttcatcaattATAATCTTAGAATTCTATCATTCCTacattttttgatattttatatgttatacTTATCATTAGGTGCTGTTGGTAATTAACTGGTCGCTGGTGGACCAACACTGTACATCGAGCATACATTAACAGTTACAAGACGAACCCTTTGTGAAAAACAGATGAAAACTGACACTGGCAGTCAATGATTTATAGAAGTTGATGATTATGAAATGTTAAAACCAATATCAATTCTTATATTCTGCAAGTGCTTCTTTTGACCCCGTTGGAAGTTAGGAACTGATGAAGATGGTTCTTCGGACTCACATAAACAGATGGAATTTTCACCGTTTTAGCCTTGTGCTTTCCTAATCTCAAAGTAGAAATATATGGATTCTGATAGGCTTCAACAACGGTTGGCAGATGGGTCCACAAGACCATATAGAATAGACAAGTAACCTAGCAAAGCTTGGAACTTTGACTCAATGCAAACAAGCCCATATAGTTAtataaataagatgaaaaagaaTACAGAAAACACCAATTGCCTATCACACAGCTCCAGATCATCTCACAtatttcaaagcaaaaacagagaagcaaaagaagaagaaacaggaAGATCAGATTCTGTTTCTTCTGAGATTCTCAATATTTACATCTAATGTAAACAGGCACATAAAAGTAACCACCGCATAACACAAAAGTCCTAAGTACACGGTACGAATAATCTGTTCCCATTAGCTCATTCTAACATCAAGGATGAGCGACCTCTGGAACCACTATAACCAATACAATAGAAGACTAACAACAAAATGAGTAGTAATGCCGTAGCCCGGAAAGAAGTAATGCTTTTTCGACCAAACCCTAACTCCCGCCGAATGGCGTCGTAATGGGCCTTACATTTTGCTTCAACAAGGTCATCAACTCCGTTATGAAAAGCATTCATTCTCTTCTCCAGTTCGTCAACACGTTCCATCAAGATCTTCTCGGTAGCGGACATATT carries:
- the LOC133862233 gene encoding uncharacterized protein LOC133862233, yielding MSTASDVSSGPPLCHCGVPAQLRHSRTSKNPGRKWYGCIHYKKIGDCDYFAWSDNMSATEKILMERVDELEKRMNAFHNGVDDLVEAKCKAHYDAIRRELGFGRKSITSFRATALLLILLLVFYCIGYSGSRGRSSLMLE